One part of the Mycobacterium marinum genome encodes these proteins:
- a CDS encoding DUF2254 domain-containing protein encodes MGRVHAGSVSANSLISRRKAILDYLQGTVWVLPLVGVVVGLGSGAILSLIPVKPDSLIDKLMFQGTAGDARGVLIVVSATMITTTGIVFSLTVLSLQIASSQFSVRLLRTFLRDMPNQMVLAIFACTFAYSTGGLHTVGQHADGSAFLPKVAVTGSLALAFLSIGALIYFLHHLMHSIQLDTIMDNVGQRTLGLIDDLYPRPDTPDRRRETPPTPPTEAVALLAPQSGYLQIVDTHDIVAAAAASGHTVLLVTFVGDYVTAGGLLGWCWRRGSPPSPAGSNFRQDCLRHLHIGYERTLQQDVRFGLRQLVDIALRALSPAVNDPYTAIQVVHHLSAVESVLASRALRDTVRRDRAGELLLWLVRPDFAAYLHVGCSQIRRYGVREPLVLTALLQLLSAVAQNCADPARRAAVQTQIALVVRAAQREFADESDRAMVLGAAARATEVVDRPGTLAPPSSAFGQVAAAQAAASTVAPANAASLARDPRDLGRHSAVPPAGRA; translated from the coding sequence ATCGGACGGGTGCATGCTGGATCGGTGAGCGCAAATAGCCTGATCAGCCGCCGCAAAGCAATACTCGACTACCTGCAGGGCACGGTCTGGGTGCTACCGCTGGTCGGCGTGGTGGTCGGCCTGGGATCCGGCGCCATCCTGTCCCTGATTCCCGTCAAGCCTGACTCACTGATCGACAAGTTGATGTTCCAGGGCACGGCCGGCGATGCCCGCGGCGTACTGATCGTGGTGTCCGCCACGATGATTACCACCACCGGAATCGTCTTCTCGCTGACGGTCCTGTCCCTGCAGATCGCGTCGAGCCAATTTTCGGTGCGGTTGCTGCGCACCTTCCTGCGCGACATGCCCAACCAAATGGTGCTGGCAATCTTCGCCTGCACCTTCGCCTACAGCACTGGCGGGCTGCACACCGTCGGCCAGCACGCCGACGGGAGCGCGTTCCTTCCCAAGGTCGCGGTCACCGGATCACTGGCGCTGGCATTCCTCAGCATCGGGGCGCTGATCTACTTCCTGCACCACCTCATGCATTCGATCCAGCTGGACACGATCATGGACAACGTCGGGCAGCGAACACTGGGGCTGATTGACGACTTGTATCCCCGCCCGGACACCCCGGATCGGCGAAGGGAAACACCGCCAACCCCTCCCACTGAGGCGGTTGCACTGCTGGCCCCGCAATCGGGCTATCTGCAGATCGTCGACACCCACGACATTGTGGCGGCCGCGGCGGCCAGTGGGCACACGGTGCTGCTGGTCACTTTCGTCGGCGACTACGTCACCGCCGGGGGCCTGTTGGGGTGGTGCTGGCGCCGCGGCAGCCCGCCGAGCCCGGCGGGGTCGAACTTTCGGCAGGACTGCTTACGCCACCTGCACATCGGCTACGAACGCACCCTGCAACAGGACGTTCGGTTTGGCCTGCGCCAGCTGGTTGACATCGCGCTGCGAGCCCTGTCCCCAGCGGTCAACGACCCGTACACGGCAATCCAAGTCGTGCATCACCTTTCGGCCGTCGAATCGGTGCTGGCGTCCCGTGCGCTGCGAGACACGGTGCGTCGCGATCGCGCCGGGGAGCTGCTGCTGTGGCTGGTCCGACCGGATTTTGCCGCCTATCTGCACGTCGGATGTTCTCAGATCCGCCGCTACGGGGTGCGTGAACCGCTGGTGCTGACGGCGCTGCTACAGCTGTTGAGCGCCGTCGCCCAAAACTGCGCGGACCCCGCACGCCGGGCCGCCGTGCAGACCCAGATCGCCCTGGTGGTGCGGGCGGCCCAACGTGAATTCGCCGACGAATCCGACCGGGCCATGGTGCTCGGCGCAGCCGCCCGGGCAACCGAGGTCGTCGACAGACCTGGGACCTTAGCGCCGCCGTCCTCCGCGTTCGGCCAAGTGGCCGCCGCTCAGGCGGCAGCGTCGACGGTCGCGCCAGCCAACGCAGCGTCGTTGGCCAGGGACCCCAGAGACCTGGGCCGCCACAGCGCGGTGCCTCCGGCCGGCCGCGCCTAG
- a CDS encoding NUDIX domain-containing protein produces the protein MPFIEPVASREIYRNRWMVLREDDIRRPDGSPGIYGVVDKPAYALVIAHDGNRFRLVEQFRYPVGARRWEFPQGTAPDLSDVEPAELAARELREETGLRAASFVSLGQLDTAPGMTSQRGWVFLATGITEGESEREHEEQDMRSAWFARDEVEQMIRTGGIVDSQSIAAYGMFLLHRG, from the coding sequence GTGCCCTTCATCGAACCCGTCGCTTCCCGCGAGATCTACCGCAACCGCTGGATGGTGCTCCGTGAGGACGACATTCGCCGCCCGGACGGCAGTCCCGGCATCTACGGCGTGGTGGACAAACCGGCCTATGCGCTGGTGATCGCGCACGATGGGAACCGCTTCCGATTGGTCGAGCAGTTCCGCTATCCCGTCGGTGCGCGGCGGTGGGAGTTTCCGCAAGGGACCGCTCCCGACTTGTCGGACGTCGAGCCGGCCGAGCTGGCGGCGCGCGAACTGCGTGAGGAGACCGGACTACGAGCGGCGTCGTTTGTGTCGCTCGGTCAGCTCGATACCGCCCCGGGAATGACCAGCCAGCGCGGTTGGGTGTTCCTGGCTACCGGAATAACCGAGGGGGAGTCGGAACGCGAGCACGAAGAACAGGACATGCGCAGTGCGTGGTTTGCGCGCGACGAAGTCGAGCAGATGATCCGCACCGGAGGGATCGTCGACTCCCAGTCGATCGCCGCCTACGGTATGTTCCTGCTGCATCGGGGATAG
- a CDS encoding NAD-binding protein produces the protein MRRHIIVSGDDALANTIVEELNSAGVTILKLASDELNDAQLAQAIAVICAGDDDARNLEIALLARRADPHVRVVARLANDVLREAMAADNGPGAILDVADLAAPSVVEACLARTVHPFEAAGIEFVVWRAEAPRDATLREIYGDLAPVAVVRGKSAPTPGEVLTCPGRDLRVHAGDETAMIGTAADLAAHGIKVPRPTSARFRLLRLRQISDAARTLRNDVNPMFFKALAAMVTLLAVSTTLLRFAYRHPPGMTWLDALYFSTETIATVGYGDFSFSHQHPWLRVFSITLMFAGVTTTAILVAFIADLLLSRRFTRSAGRRRVRQLRNHVIVVGLGSFGIRVVRDLIAAGYDVAVIELDENSRFLESAAELDVPVIFGDATLPQTLESACIAHARAMAVLTQDDMVNIETGIVLREMLGTVKAKRRDVPLVLRVYDRELGGAVAQRFDFESVRSTVELAAPWFIGAAMGLQVLGTFSVGQSSFMVGGMHVSAQSELDGLSMRELVTGTRVIAITRPDEPPQLHPRRDTRLRAGDTAYLVGPYRELLATLRKGQPPQPPASGDGHWPEVATVDNVGPLDRPN, from the coding sequence ATGCGCCGTCACATCATCGTCAGCGGCGACGACGCGCTAGCGAACACCATTGTCGAGGAGCTGAACAGCGCCGGCGTCACCATCCTCAAGCTGGCCAGCGACGAGCTCAATGACGCCCAGCTCGCCCAGGCCATCGCGGTCATCTGCGCCGGCGACGACGACGCGCGAAACCTCGAAATCGCATTGTTGGCAAGAAGAGCCGACCCACACGTACGAGTGGTGGCCCGATTGGCCAACGATGTGCTGCGTGAAGCGATGGCCGCTGACAACGGTCCGGGTGCGATCCTTGACGTTGCCGACCTTGCCGCGCCATCGGTCGTCGAGGCATGTCTGGCCCGCACCGTGCACCCGTTCGAGGCCGCCGGCATCGAGTTCGTCGTCTGGCGCGCGGAGGCACCGCGAGACGCGACCCTTCGTGAGATCTACGGCGATCTGGCCCCCGTGGCGGTGGTCCGGGGAAAAAGCGCGCCCACCCCCGGAGAGGTATTGACCTGCCCGGGGCGCGACCTGCGGGTCCATGCCGGCGACGAGACGGCGATGATCGGCACCGCAGCAGACCTGGCCGCCCACGGCATCAAGGTTCCCCGACCAACCTCGGCTCGCTTTCGGCTGCTGCGGTTACGACAAATCTCCGATGCGGCACGCACGCTGCGCAACGACGTCAACCCGATGTTCTTCAAGGCTTTGGCCGCGATGGTGACGCTGCTGGCCGTATCGACGACCTTGTTGCGCTTTGCCTACCGCCACCCACCGGGGATGACGTGGCTCGATGCGCTGTACTTCAGCACCGAGACCATCGCGACAGTAGGCTACGGCGACTTCAGCTTCTCCCACCAGCACCCCTGGCTGCGAGTATTCAGCATTACGTTGATGTTCGCCGGTGTGACCACCACCGCCATCCTGGTGGCATTCATCGCCGACCTGCTGCTGTCGCGCCGCTTCACCCGCTCAGCGGGCCGGCGGCGGGTACGCCAGCTGCGCAACCACGTGATCGTCGTCGGACTGGGTTCATTCGGCATCCGGGTGGTCAGGGATCTGATCGCCGCCGGTTACGACGTCGCGGTCATTGAGCTCGACGAAAACAGCCGCTTTCTGGAGTCTGCGGCCGAGCTGGACGTGCCCGTCATCTTCGGCGACGCAACGCTGCCGCAAACGCTGGAATCGGCTTGCATCGCCCACGCCCGCGCGATGGCGGTACTGACCCAAGATGACATGGTCAATATCGAGACCGGCATCGTGCTGCGGGAAATGTTGGGCACGGTGAAAGCCAAACGTCGCGATGTCCCGCTTGTCCTGCGCGTCTATGACCGTGAGCTGGGAGGCGCGGTTGCCCAGCGGTTTGACTTCGAGAGCGTGCGCTCCACCGTCGAATTAGCCGCGCCCTGGTTCATTGGCGCCGCGATGGGGTTGCAGGTGCTGGGCACGTTTTCGGTAGGACAAAGCTCATTCATGGTGGGTGGGATGCACGTGTCAGCGCAAAGCGAACTCGATGGTCTGTCAATGCGTGAGCTTGTCACCGGAACCCGCGTCATTGCGATCACCCGTCCGGACGAGCCGCCACAGTTGCATCCGCGCCGCGACACCCGGCTGCGGGCCGGAGACACCGCCTATCTCGTCGGCCCGTATCGCGAACTGTTGGCGACGTTGCGCAAGGGACAGCCTCCCCAGCCGCCCGCCAGCGGCGATGGGCACTGGCCAGAAGTGGCGACGGTCGACAACGTTGGCCCGCTGGACCGACCGAACTGA
- a CDS encoding PE family protein — MSYFIAVPDELALAATELDSIGTTLSAANVAAVLPTTGIPAAGADDVSMAIAALFAGHAQAYQALSTAASTFHTQFVRALNLSGGAYAAADAANASPLQTLEQDLLGVLNAPTQALLGRPLIGAGADGTAPGQGGGAGGLLYGNGGSGAAGTNTGVAGGAGGDAGLIGNGGSGGAGGGGAAGGAGGNGGWLFGAGGNGGLGGAATGLGPGGAGGAGGHGGWLYGSGGTGGDGGFAKGGNGGAGGAGGDAGLLGAGGSAGTGGAGATSGPASSHFAGGAGGAGGHGGLLYGAGGTGGFGGDGGVGGAGGAGGGGGAAGLVGAGGAGGNGGAGLGVLGEDGGNGGGGGAGGLLVGAGGAGGAGGDGGRHLSISVGPGGFGGDGGAGGTGGWLYGDGGGGGAGGSGADGFGTIGGTGGSGGRGGDARLIGHGGDGGAGAPGGNSAPPGDGGVGGAGGTLSGTPGATGASG, encoded by the coding sequence ATGTCTTATTTCATTGCTGTACCGGACGAGTTGGCGCTGGCGGCAACGGAATTGGACAGCATCGGCACGACCCTCAGCGCTGCCAACGTGGCCGCGGTGCTCCCGACGACGGGGATACCGGCCGCCGGCGCAGATGACGTGTCCATGGCAATCGCGGCGTTGTTTGCCGGCCATGCGCAGGCCTATCAGGCGCTCAGCACCGCGGCGAGCACGTTTCATACCCAGTTCGTGCGGGCGCTGAACCTTTCCGGCGGCGCCTATGCGGCCGCCGATGCGGCCAATGCCTCGCCACTGCAAACCCTCGAGCAAGACCTGCTTGGCGTGCTCAATGCGCCCACCCAGGCGCTACTGGGACGTCCTCTGATCGGCGCCGGCGCCGATGGGACGGCACCCGGGCAAGGCGGCGGCGCTGGGGGACTGTTGTACGGCAACGGCGGTAGCGGGGCGGCGGGCACAAACACCGGGGTGGCCGGGGGAGCCGGCGGGGACGCCGGGCTGATCGGCAACGGCGGCTCCGGTGGCGCCGGCGGCGGCGGTGCGGCCGGGGGCGCCGGAGGCAACGGGGGCTGGTTGTTCGGCGCCGGTGGCAACGGCGGCCTCGGAGGAGCCGCCACCGGTCTCGGTCCCGGTGGCGCCGGTGGCGCTGGTGGCCATGGCGGCTGGCTGTACGGCAGTGGCGGCACGGGCGGTGACGGCGGGTTCGCCAAAGGCGGCAACGGCGGAGCCGGTGGCGCAGGCGGGGACGCCGGGCTGCTCGGCGCCGGCGGATCTGCTGGGACCGGTGGTGCGGGTGCGACGAGCGGTCCTGCCAGTTCGCACTTCGCCGGTGGCGCTGGCGGCGCCGGAGGCCACGGTGGGCTGCTCTATGGCGCCGGCGGGACCGGCGGATTCGGTGGGGACGGCGGGGTGGGCGGCGCCGGCGGAGCTGGTGGTGGCGGCGGGGCGGCCGGACTGGTGGGCGCCGGAGGCGCCGGCGGGAACGGCGGGGCCGGTCTGGGCGTCTTGGGTGAGGACGGCGGCAACGGTGGCGGCGGAGGCGCGGGCGGTCTGCTGGTGGGTGCCGGCGGGGCTGGAGGCGCTGGTGGCGACGGCGGGCGCCACCTCAGCATTTCCGTGGGGCCAGGTGGGTTCGGCGGCGATGGCGGGGCGGGTGGCACGGGTGGGTGGCTCTATGGCGACGGCGGCGGCGGCGGTGCCGGCGGATCCGGTGCGGACGGATTCGGGACGATCGGTGGCACTGGCGGGTCCGGCGGGCGCGGTGGTGATGCCAGGCTGATCGGCCACGGTGGCGACGGTGGAGCCGGGGCGCCCGGCGGCAACAGCGCGCCGCCCGGCGACGGCGGGGTTGGCGGTGCCGGCGGAACGCTGTCCGGTACTCCCGGCGCTACCGGCGCATCGGGGTGA
- a CDS encoding LLM class flavin-dependent oxidoreductase, whose translation MTMPVMEPDLDANVLKNWARAVDEGPFSSLCWGERIAFDNPDSSTLLGALAAWTDRVRLVTTVIVPQLHDPVMLAKALATGDMLSGGRLTVGIGVGGRREDYLAVGADPKTQTMGAMATRVAVMKRVWAGEQISESVRPVGPLPVQPGGPPLLVGTIGPKTLRSAAPWSDGLAGTTLDLDVAKQNELFDVARAAWAQAGKPKPHLATSFWFAFGPQADARAQVHRHLRRYMNWIPAEYVDAMAPTTGWAGSEDELLAVLRRFEEVGTDEVQLIPTSSDVEQLRRAIDVVAGFGAA comes from the coding sequence ATGACGATGCCCGTAATGGAGCCCGATCTGGATGCGAATGTGCTGAAGAACTGGGCGCGTGCCGTCGACGAAGGCCCGTTCTCGTCGCTGTGCTGGGGCGAGCGGATCGCATTCGACAACCCCGACAGCTCGACCCTGCTCGGGGCATTGGCTGCCTGGACCGATCGGGTGCGGTTGGTGACGACCGTTATCGTGCCGCAGTTGCATGACCCGGTCATGCTGGCCAAAGCGCTGGCCACCGGCGACATGTTGAGCGGTGGGAGGTTGACCGTGGGAATCGGGGTGGGTGGTAGGCGTGAGGACTACCTCGCTGTCGGGGCTGACCCCAAGACCCAGACGATGGGCGCAATGGCAACGCGGGTGGCAGTCATGAAGCGGGTGTGGGCGGGCGAGCAGATCAGCGAGTCGGTGCGGCCCGTCGGACCCTTGCCGGTCCAGCCGGGAGGCCCGCCACTGCTTGTCGGCACCATCGGGCCCAAGACCCTGCGCAGTGCCGCACCCTGGTCCGACGGTCTGGCGGGTACCACCCTGGACCTCGATGTCGCCAAGCAAAATGAGCTATTCGACGTCGCGCGGGCCGCATGGGCGCAGGCCGGCAAGCCCAAACCGCACCTGGCGACGTCGTTCTGGTTCGCCTTCGGGCCGCAGGCCGACGCGCGCGCACAGGTGCATCGGCATCTGCGGCGCTACATGAATTGGATCCCGGCCGAGTACGTCGATGCGATGGCGCCCACGACAGGCTGGGCGGGCAGCGAAGACGAGCTGCTTGCCGTGCTGCGACGGTTCGAAGAGGTCGGCACCGACGAAGTCCAGCTCATCCCGACGTCCTCGGACGTCGAGCAACTTCGACGGGCAATCGATGTGGTAGCGGGGTTCGGCGCGGCCTGA
- a CDS encoding VOC family protein, protein MGVSSTSIGHVRLTVTDIERSRQFYESVFEWPVLIELPANADEATRRQLAFLYGGVIYDLGGALLGLRPVANDSFNEDRAGLDHIAFRVGGIDELNSAAAHLDDLGIAHEPVKDIGPSYILEFRDPDNIALELTAPK, encoded by the coding sequence ATGGGTGTATCGAGCACATCAATTGGGCACGTCCGGCTCACCGTTACCGACATCGAGCGATCGCGGCAGTTTTACGAGAGCGTCTTCGAGTGGCCCGTGCTGATCGAGCTTCCCGCGAACGCCGACGAGGCAACACGGCGTCAGCTGGCGTTTCTGTACGGCGGGGTGATCTACGACCTCGGCGGGGCACTACTGGGGTTGCGCCCGGTCGCCAATGACAGCTTCAACGAGGATCGAGCCGGCCTGGACCACATCGCCTTCCGCGTAGGCGGCATCGACGAACTAAATAGTGCGGCAGCGCATCTGGATGACCTCGGCATTGCCCACGAGCCGGTCAAGGACATTGGTCCGTCCTACATCCTGGAGTTCCGCGATCCCGACAACATCGCTCTGGAACTCACCGCACCCAAGTAG
- a CDS encoding VOC family protein, which yields MAISFNHTIVASHDKRKSAEFLAELLDLPSPVAFGPFLVVALEHDASLDFADVPEDVEIHPQHYAFLVSEQEFTEIYGKISSRGLPHWADPGARRPGEINHRDGGRGVYFPDPAGHSMEILTRPYGSGS from the coding sequence ATGGCCATCAGCTTCAACCACACCATTGTCGCGTCACACGACAAGCGAAAATCCGCGGAGTTTCTGGCAGAACTGTTGGACCTGCCGAGTCCAGTGGCATTCGGCCCCTTCCTGGTGGTCGCGCTCGAGCACGACGCCAGCCTCGATTTCGCGGATGTGCCCGAGGACGTGGAGATTCACCCCCAGCACTATGCGTTCCTCGTCTCCGAGCAGGAATTCACTGAGATCTACGGCAAGATCTCCTCGCGCGGCTTGCCGCACTGGGCCGACCCGGGTGCCCGACGTCCCGGCGAAATCAACCACCGCGATGGGGGTCGTGGGGTGTATTTCCCCGACCCGGCCGGGCACTCGATGGAGATCCTCACCCGACCGTACGGCTCAGGCTCCTAG
- a CDS encoding Rrf2 family transcriptional regulator yields the protein MRMSAKAEYAVRAMVQLATADSGTVIKTEDLAQAQGIPPQFLVDILTNLRTDRLVRSHRGRDGGYELARPGTDISIADVLRCIDGPLASVRDIGLGDLPYSGPTTALTDVWRALRASMRSVLEETTLADVATGALPGHVAKLADAYRAQELERHGSARSGD from the coding sequence ATGCGGATGTCGGCCAAAGCGGAATATGCGGTGCGCGCGATGGTTCAACTTGCGACAGCCGACAGCGGGACGGTGATCAAGACCGAGGACCTGGCGCAGGCTCAAGGCATACCGCCGCAGTTCCTCGTCGACATCCTGACCAACCTGCGGACCGACCGCCTGGTGCGCAGCCACCGCGGGCGCGACGGTGGCTATGAACTGGCGCGTCCCGGGACCGACATCAGCATCGCCGACGTGCTGCGCTGCATCGACGGGCCCCTGGCCAGCGTTCGTGACATCGGGCTGGGCGACCTGCCCTACTCCGGACCCACCACGGCGCTGACCGATGTCTGGCGGGCCCTGCGCGCCAGCATGCGATCAGTGTTGGAAGAGACGACGCTGGCCGATGTCGCCACGGGGGCGCTGCCCGGACACGTCGCGAAACTCGCCGACGCCTACCGGGCGCAGGAGCTAGAGCGGCACGGCTCGGCGCGCAGCGGCGACTAG
- the cysC gene encoding adenylyl-sulfate kinase, translated as MSASTTLLRLATAGSVDDGKSTLIGRLLYDSKAVMEDQWASVEQTSKERGHEYTDLALVTDGLRAEREQGITIDVAYRYFATPKRKFIIADTPGHIQYTRNMVTGASTAQLVIVLVDARHGLLEQSRRHAFLASLLGIRHLVLAVNKMDLIGWDKAKFEAIRDEFHAFAARLDVQDVTSIPMSALHGDNVVTKSDKTPWYEGPSLLSHLEEVYIAGDRNLVDVRFPVQYVIRPHTLEHQDHRSYAGTVASGVMRPGDEVAVLPIGKTTRIIAIDGPNGPVPEAFPPMAVSLSLADEIDISRGDMIARTNNQPRIAQDFDATVCWMADSGVLEPGRDYVIKHTTRTTRARVTALDYRLDVNTLHRDKTATALKLNELGRISLRTQVPLLLDEYTRNSSTGSFILIDPDTNGTVAAGMVLRDVSTHTPSPNTVRHQSLVTTTERPRGRTVWFTGLSGAGKSSVAMLVERKLLEEGVAAYVLDGDNLRHGLNADLGFSMADRAENLRRLAHVAVLLADCGHVVLVPAISPLAEHRELARKVHTDAGFDFVEVFCDTPLADCERRDPKGLYAKARAGEITHFTGIDSPYQRPKHPDLRLTPARSLDQQAQDVIDLLELRS; from the coding sequence ATGTCCGCATCCACCACGCTGTTGCGCTTGGCAACCGCCGGCTCCGTCGACGACGGTAAGTCCACGCTGATCGGGCGCCTGCTGTATGACTCCAAGGCCGTGATGGAAGACCAATGGGCCTCGGTGGAACAGACCTCAAAGGAACGTGGTCACGAATACACCGACCTTGCGCTGGTCACCGATGGCTTGCGGGCCGAGCGTGAGCAAGGCATCACCATCGATGTCGCCTACCGCTATTTCGCCACTCCCAAGCGGAAATTCATTATCGCCGACACACCGGGGCACATCCAATACACCCGCAACATGGTTACCGGTGCGTCCACCGCGCAGTTGGTGATCGTGCTGGTCGATGCCCGGCACGGCCTGCTGGAACAATCACGCCGGCACGCCTTCCTGGCATCGCTGCTGGGCATTCGCCACCTTGTCCTCGCCGTCAACAAAATGGACCTGATCGGTTGGGATAAGGCAAAATTCGAGGCGATTCGCGACGAGTTCCACGCCTTTGCCGCCCGCCTGGATGTGCAAGACGTCACCTCCATCCCGATGTCGGCGCTGCATGGCGACAACGTGGTGACCAAATCGGATAAGACGCCGTGGTATGAGGGGCCCTCGCTGCTGTCCCATCTCGAAGAGGTCTACATCGCCGGTGACCGCAATCTGGTCGACGTGCGATTCCCGGTTCAGTACGTCATCCGGCCGCACACCTTGGAGCACCAGGACCATCGCAGCTATGCGGGCACCGTGGCCAGTGGGGTGATGCGCCCAGGGGATGAGGTCGCTGTCCTGCCGATCGGCAAGACGACCCGGATCATCGCGATCGACGGCCCCAACGGTCCGGTGCCAGAAGCATTTCCGCCGATGGCCGTCTCGCTGAGCCTGGCCGACGAGATCGACATCTCGCGTGGCGACATGATTGCCCGAACCAACAACCAGCCCAGAATCGCGCAGGACTTCGACGCAACCGTGTGTTGGATGGCGGATTCGGGGGTGTTGGAGCCAGGGCGTGACTACGTCATCAAGCACACCACCCGAACCACCCGCGCAAGGGTCACCGCGCTGGACTACCGGCTTGATGTCAACACCCTGCATCGCGACAAGACGGCAACAGCACTGAAGCTCAACGAACTTGGTCGCATTTCGCTGCGTACCCAGGTGCCGCTGTTGCTCGACGAATACACCCGAAACTCGAGCACGGGTTCTTTCATTCTCATTGACCCGGACACCAACGGTACGGTCGCGGCGGGCATGGTGTTGCGCGACGTCTCGACTCACACACCGAGTCCGAACACGGTGCGCCACCAGTCGCTGGTCACCACGACGGAGCGGCCGCGGGGTAGGACCGTGTGGTTCACCGGCCTGTCGGGTGCGGGCAAGTCGTCGGTGGCCATGCTTGTCGAGCGCAAGCTGCTAGAAGAAGGCGTCGCCGCGTATGTCCTGGACGGCGACAACCTACGGCACGGATTGAACGCGGACTTGGGCTTCAGCATGGCCGATCGCGCGGAGAACCTGCGCCGGCTGGCCCATGTCGCGGTGCTGCTCGCGGATTGTGGTCATGTCGTCTTGGTTCCGGCGATCAGTCCGCTGGCCGAGCATCGTGAGTTAGCTCGCAAGGTGCACACCGATGCCGGATTCGACTTCGTCGAGGTGTTCTGTGACACCCCGCTGGCCGACTGCGAGCGGCGCGATCCCAAAGGTCTGTATGCGAAGGCGCGCGCGGGTGAGATCACCCATTTCACCGGGATAGACAGCCCCTACCAGCGCCCGAAGCATCCTGACCTGCGCCTCACGCCGGCACGTAGCCTCGACCAGCAAGCGCAAGACGTCATCGACTTGCTCGAGCTGCGGTCCTAG
- the cysD gene encoding sulfate adenylyltransferase subunit CysD: protein MLGEVMTTSGVTTGPAVGQYELSHLRSLEAEAMHIIREVAAEFERPVLLFSGGKDSIVMLHLAIKAFRPGRLPFPVMHVDTGHNFDEVIATRDELVAASGVRLVVASVQDDIDAGRVVETFPSRNPMQTVTLLRAIRENKFDAAFGGARRDEEKARAKERVFSFRDEFGQWDPKAQRPELWNLYNGRHHKGEHIRVFPLSNWTEFDIWSYIGAEHITLPSIYFAHRRKVFKRDGMLLAVDRHMQPGADEPVFEATVRFRTVGDVTCTGCVESEAATVAEVIAETAVARLTERGATRADDRISESGMEDRKRQGYF from the coding sequence ATGTTAGGTGAAGTCATGACCACCAGTGGTGTAACAACGGGCCCCGCCGTCGGCCAGTACGAATTGAGTCATCTGCGCTCGTTGGAAGCCGAGGCGATGCACATCATTCGTGAGGTGGCCGCCGAGTTCGAACGTCCGGTGCTGCTGTTTTCCGGCGGCAAGGACTCCATCGTGATGCTGCACCTGGCCATCAAGGCGTTTCGTCCTGGGCGGCTGCCGTTCCCGGTGATGCACGTGGATACCGGCCACAACTTTGACGAGGTCATCGCGACCCGCGACGAGCTGGTCGCAGCGTCAGGAGTGCGGTTGGTGGTGGCATCGGTGCAGGACGACATCGACGCCGGACGGGTCGTCGAGACCTTCCCGTCGCGCAACCCGATGCAGACCGTGACGCTGCTGCGTGCCATCCGGGAGAACAAGTTCGACGCGGCGTTCGGGGGCGCCCGGCGTGACGAGGAGAAGGCGCGCGCGAAGGAGCGGGTGTTCAGTTTCCGCGACGAGTTCGGCCAGTGGGACCCCAAGGCGCAGCGGCCGGAGCTGTGGAATCTCTACAACGGACGCCACCACAAAGGCGAGCACATCCGGGTGTTCCCGCTGTCCAACTGGACCGAGTTCGACATCTGGTCCTACATCGGCGCCGAGCACATCACGTTGCCGTCGATCTACTTTGCGCATCGGCGCAAGGTGTTCAAGCGAGACGGCATGCTGTTGGCCGTCGATCGGCACATGCAGCCCGGCGCGGACGAGCCGGTGTTCGAGGCGACGGTGCGATTCCGCACCGTCGGGGACGTGACGTGCACCGGATGTGTGGAATCGGAGGCCGCAACCGTTGCGGAGGTCATCGCTGAGACCGCCGTGGCGCGGCTCACCGAGCGGGGGGCGACCAGGGCCGACGACCGCATTTCCGAGTCTGGAATGGAAGACCGCAAACGGCAGGGGTATTTCTGA
- a CDS encoding PaaI family thioesterase: MSIASGSADNASGRDVIAQFLPQSPFVTKLGIVADHLGADEVRLRLPWDPSNVTIGDMVHGGAIATLADLTVMAAAWCSGQAPPELRGVTVSLALDFMAPARATDVIGVGRVLRRGRSLVNCEAEIVDPEGTLLAKALATYKVG, encoded by the coding sequence ATGTCCATTGCTTCAGGTTCAGCCGATAATGCCAGCGGTCGCGACGTCATCGCGCAGTTTCTGCCGCAGTCGCCGTTCGTCACGAAACTGGGAATCGTCGCAGATCACCTCGGTGCCGATGAGGTGCGGCTTCGGCTGCCCTGGGACCCGTCCAACGTCACGATCGGCGACATGGTGCACGGCGGGGCCATCGCTACCCTTGCCGACCTGACGGTCATGGCCGCCGCTTGGTGCAGCGGGCAGGCGCCGCCCGAGCTGCGCGGCGTCACGGTGTCGCTGGCGCTGGACTTCATGGCGCCGGCACGGGCCACCGACGTGATCGGGGTGGGTCGGGTGCTGCGGCGCGGGCGCTCCTTGGTCAACTGCGAGGCCGAGATCGTCGACCCCGAAGGCACGCTGCTCGCCAAGGCCCTGGCGACCTACAAGGTGGGTTGA